From a single Staphylococcus epidermidis genomic region:
- the smpB gene encoding SsrA-binding protein SmpB: MAKKKSKSPGTLAENRKARHDYNIEDTIEAGIALRGTEIKSIRRGSANLKDSFAQVRRGEMYLNNMHIAPYEEGNRFNHDPLRTRKLLLHKKEIQKLGERTREIGYSIIPLKLYLKHGQCKVLLGVARGKKKYDKRQALKEKAVKRDIDRAVKARY; the protein is encoded by the coding sequence GTGGCTAAGAAAAAATCAAAATCACCAGGTACGTTAGCTGAAAACCGTAAAGCAAGACATGACTACAATATTGAAGATACAATTGAAGCGGGTATTGCTTTAAGAGGTACTGAAATTAAATCCATACGTCGTGGTAGTGCCAATTTAAAAGATAGCTTTGCGCAAGTGAGACGAGGCGAAATGTACCTGAATAATATGCATATTGCACCATATGAAGAAGGGAACCGTTTTAATCATGACCCTTTACGTACACGTAAATTACTCTTGCACAAAAAAGAAATTCAAAAATTAGGTGAGCGTACACGAGAAATAGGTTATTCTATTATTCCGTTGAAGTTATATTTAAAACATGGTCAATGTAAAGTTTTATTAGGCGTTGCTAGAGGTAAAAAGAAATACGACAAACGTCAAGCACTTAAAGAAAAAGCGGTAAAACGAGATATTGATCGTGCAGTTAAAGCCCGTTATTAA
- a CDS encoding cold-shock protein: MNNGTVKWFNAEKGFGFIERENGGDVFVHFSAIVEDGYKSLEEGQSVEFDIVEGERGEQAANVVKM, encoded by the coding sequence ATGAATAACGGTACAGTTAAATGGTTTAATGCAGAAAAAGGTTTTGGTTTCATCGAAAGAGAAAATGGCGGAGATGTATTCGTGCATTTCTCAGCAATCGTTGAAGATGGATATAAATCTTTAGAAGAAGGCCAAAGCGTTGAATTCGATATCGTCGAAGGTGAACGTGGTGAGCAAGCTGCAAACGTTGTTAAGATGTAA
- a CDS encoding VOC family protein, which produces MELYSMPMFNKFLVNDIEKSSEWYQENLGFKSIFKFKNEQNQILMEHLRLAKYQDLMLISGKQFEVGNAVYTNILVPNIRILKQRISSQYIVEDLEGKPWNSIEMTIKDLDNHLITLTQSNIKNEEFNALMQHTSKTF; this is translated from the coding sequence ATGGAATTATATAGTATGCCTATGTTTAATAAATTTTTAGTTAACGACATAGAGAAATCATCGGAATGGTATCAAGAGAATTTAGGTTTTAAAAGTATTTTTAAATTTAAAAATGAACAAAATCAAATTTTAATGGAGCATTTACGATTAGCAAAATATCAAGATTTGATGTTAATTTCTGGCAAACAGTTTGAAGTCGGTAATGCAGTTTATACAAATATACTTGTACCAAATATTCGAATTTTAAAACAACGAATATCTTCTCAATATATCGTGGAAGATCTTGAAGGAAAACCATGGAATTCTATTGAAATGACAATTAAAGATTTAGATAATCATTTAATTACGCTTACACAAAGTAACATAAAAAATGAAGAATTTAATGCTTTGATGCAACATACTTCAAAAACTTTTTAA
- a CDS encoding epsilon family phenol-soluble modulin: MFIINLVKKVISFIKGLFGNNENE; this comes from the coding sequence ATGTTCATCATTAACTTAGTTAAAAAAGTTATCTCTTTTATCAAAGGTTTATTCGGTAATAACGAAAACGAATAA
- a CDS encoding TrkH family potassium uptake protein, with protein sequence MSKVNKPLYFYLMLFLLTTLIGAFLLYLPYTGKKPINFIDALFVASSAFTVTGLSPVDVGTQFNIFGEIIILLLIQIGGLGIVTVAMLTLIFLNKKISINNRILFMITWNIDEPGGVIKLIKHLAIYSIATELFGTLCLCLSFIPKFGIGKGLFLSLFTSVSAFNNAGFALFKNNLIDFSNDPVIIITIPILIILGGLGHLVVVDLWNAKSFRKLSLHSKLVLTTTGLLILIGTVFFFLLENQNSMLHMGLIEKIGNAFFQSVTTRTAGFNTIDVGNIKTPTALLLMALMFIGGAPLSAAGGIKVTTFVIATIAIFNTIRKEKNNSIFNREISERYIQLSFVTILISIAFIGMVTFILTIINSNIPLIKILFEVVSAFGTVGLTMDLTSEYYNWTEFIIIIVMLCGKIGLLNISRALVPPKDPKNYRYTKGHIHL encoded by the coding sequence ATGAGCAAAGTAAATAAACCTTTATATTTCTATCTTATGTTATTTCTGTTGACAACTTTAATTGGTGCTTTTCTACTCTATTTGCCCTATACAGGGAAGAAACCCATTAACTTTATTGACGCATTGTTTGTAGCTTCTAGCGCATTCACAGTAACAGGTCTATCACCAGTTGATGTTGGAACACAATTTAATATTTTTGGAGAAATCATTATCTTATTACTTATACAAATTGGTGGATTAGGTATTGTCACTGTAGCAATGCTAACTCTCATCTTTTTAAATAAGAAAATATCAATTAACAATAGAATTTTATTTATGATTACTTGGAATATTGACGAACCCGGTGGTGTAATTAAACTTATTAAACATCTAGCCATATACAGCATCGCCACTGAATTATTTGGTACACTTTGTCTATGTTTATCGTTTATTCCAAAATTTGGCATAGGTAAAGGTCTATTTTTAAGTTTATTCACTTCAGTTTCCGCATTTAACAACGCAGGATTCGCCCTTTTTAAAAACAACTTAATCGATTTTTCAAATGATCCGGTAATCATTATCACTATTCCAATACTTATCATTTTGGGAGGTTTGGGACATTTAGTCGTGGTTGATTTGTGGAACGCCAAAAGTTTTAGAAAATTATCCTTACACTCTAAACTCGTGTTAACTACCACTGGATTATTAATTTTGATAGGCACGGTTTTCTTCTTTTTACTAGAAAATCAAAACTCTATGTTACACATGGGATTAATTGAAAAAATAGGAAATGCATTTTTCCAATCAGTGACAACAAGGACTGCAGGATTTAACACAATTGACGTTGGAAACATTAAAACACCGACAGCTTTATTACTTATGGCTCTCATGTTTATTGGAGGTGCACCATTGAGTGCTGCAGGTGGTATAAAGGTTACAACTTTTGTTATTGCAACAATCGCTATTTTTAATACGATACGCAAAGAAAAAAACAACTCTATATTTAATAGAGAAATATCAGAAAGATACATACAGTTGTCTTTCGTAACTATTCTCATTTCTATTGCATTTATCGGTATGGTTACGTTTATACTTACCATAATCAATTCCAATATACCTTTAATCAAAATACTCTTCGAAGTCGTATCAGCATTCGGTACAGTCGGTCTCACTATGGATTTAACTTCCGAATACTATAATTGGACTGAGTTTATTATTATCATCGTAATGTTATGTGGTAAAATTGGATTACTGAATATTAGTAGAGCGCTTGTTCCACCTAAAGACCCTAAAAATTATAGATATACCAAAGGACACATTCACTTATAA
- a CDS encoding VraH family peptide resistance protein produces MSLKEIWKVLINKKWQTEEICYLILYIFLASIFTTPLFGIPLGVLAYLYLNEEILK; encoded by the coding sequence TTGAGTTTAAAGGAAATATGGAAAGTTCTCATAAATAAAAAATGGCAAACTGAAGAAATATGTTATTTAATATTGTATATATTTTTAGCGAGTATTTTTACCACGCCATTGTTTGGTATTCCTTTGGGAGTTTTAGCATACTTATATCTTAATGAAGAAATATTGAAGTAG
- a CDS encoding poly-gamma-glutamate hydrolase family protein, producing the protein MRDKDNQHSRLYYIILTIVIIAICVVVVILFNTLKTNRSHSTDRYADFTELKKDTIKNKDWRIKTKHRKNKDILVTAIHGGGIEPGTTEIARRISNVGKYNFYTFEGLRKSNNDQLHVTSTHFNEPILDKLLKNTKETLSIHGFSGDDPIVYIGGKDKEMSHSITKELRKKDFTVKESPNKIDAKSSDNIANKNESNSGVQLELTTALRKQFFKHYKLDRHTRSDSDKYTKDFYKFANAVQKGIEKVN; encoded by the coding sequence ATGAGAGACAAAGACAATCAACATTCGAGATTATATTATATTATTTTGACAATCGTTATTATCGCAATTTGCGTTGTTGTTGTAATACTTTTTAATACTTTAAAGACAAACCGTTCTCATTCTACCGATAGATACGCAGATTTTACTGAATTAAAAAAAGATACGATAAAAAATAAAGATTGGCGTATTAAAACAAAACACCGTAAAAATAAGGATATTTTAGTCACTGCAATTCACGGTGGAGGTATCGAACCAGGTACGACTGAAATTGCACGACGTATTTCCAATGTTGGAAAATATAATTTTTATACCTTTGAAGGTCTTCGAAAGTCTAATAACGATCAACTACATGTAACATCCACTCATTTTAACGAACCTATATTAGATAAGTTACTTAAAAACACTAAAGAAACATTATCTATACATGGATTCTCTGGAGATGACCCTATTGTTTATATCGGAGGTAAAGATAAAGAGATGTCTCACTCTATCACGAAAGAATTACGTAAAAAAGACTTTACTGTAAAAGAAAGTCCTAACAAAATCGATGCAAAGTCATCAGATAACATAGCTAATAAAAATGAATCTAACTCAGGTGTCCAATTAGAACTCACGACTGCATTGCGAAAACAGTTTTTCAAACATTATAAATTAGATCGACATACACGTAGTGATTCAGATAAATATACTAAAGATTTTTACAAATTTGCGAACGCAGTGCAAAAAGGTATCGAAAAGGTAAATTAA
- a CDS encoding YagU family protein, with protein sequence MKHQKNQSRFKLLIAGIIAGLLSGVVKLGWEVMFPPRTPSRDATNPPQQLLQLLGIPSNITHLTYNFSEHALPWISFIVHYSFSIAIAIIYIYIAKKYTKITLGYGALFGIVIWIVFHLILMPIMHVVPNAFDQPFSEHLSEFFGHIVWMMVIEMVRRYFYNIQLNK encoded by the coding sequence ATGAAGCATCAAAAAAATCAGAGCAGGTTTAAACTACTAATAGCTGGCATAATAGCAGGACTTTTATCTGGTGTAGTCAAACTAGGTTGGGAGGTAATGTTCCCACCCCGAACACCTAGTAGAGATGCCACTAACCCACCTCAACAACTCTTACAATTACTAGGAATACCGTCAAATATTACCCATCTCACATACAATTTTTCTGAGCATGCATTACCTTGGATAAGTTTTATCGTACACTATAGTTTTTCTATCGCTATTGCAATAATCTATATTTATATCGCAAAGAAATATACAAAAATCACACTAGGTTATGGTGCTTTATTTGGTATAGTTATTTGGATTGTTTTTCATTTAATCTTAATGCCAATTATGCATGTCGTACCGAATGCTTTTGATCAACCATTTTCAGAACACCTATCAGAATTTTTTGGACACATTGTTTGGATGATGGTTATAGAAATGGTCAGAAGGTATTTCTATAATATTCAATTAAATAAATAA
- a CDS encoding DUF4260 domain-containing protein has product MRSVIKLENTFIFIITIAVYVKLEFSIWLFLLLLLVPDIFMLGYVINRKTGSYVYNIGHTYITPIIIALLYLYIDERLLLQISLIWLAHISIDRTLGFGLKYSSDTDKTIIQKM; this is encoded by the coding sequence ATGCGTAGTGTAATTAAGTTGGAAAATACATTTATATTCATAATCACAATCGCCGTTTATGTTAAATTAGAATTTTCTATATGGCTGTTTTTACTTTTACTATTAGTTCCAGATATATTTATGTTAGGATATGTGATTAATAGAAAAACAGGGAGTTATGTCTACAATATTGGACACACGTATATCACACCTATAATTATCGCGCTATTATATTTATACATTGATGAAAGGTTACTATTACAGATTTCTTTAATATGGTTAGCTCATATTAGTATAGATAGAACTTTAGGTTTCGGACTCAAATATTCATCAGATACTGATAAAACGATAATACAAAAGATGTAA
- a CDS encoding cation diffusion facilitator family transporter, whose product MENKPDYFHHIEHRKFQSSSKITLWLSLVITMIFTVVEFVGGIVSNSLALLSDSFHMLSDVLALGLSMVAIYFSSKPPTKNYTYGFLRLEIIVAFLNGLALIVISLGIMYEGIMRIIHPRPVESGIMILIAFIGLIANIVLTIILMISLKKENNINIQSALWHFIGDLLNSLGIIVAFVLIHFTGWNIVDPIISILISLIILRGGYKIIKNASKVLMERVPDRYDTDEIMGAMKDVEGVIDIHEFHLWSVTTNQSSLSAHVVLSDDYIKSPYATINKVSDLLKTQYGLEHVTLQIENINHNHLDEEYFKQLQE is encoded by the coding sequence ATGGAAAATAAACCTGATTATTTTCACCACATTGAACATAGAAAGTTTCAAAGTAGCTCAAAAATTACATTATGGTTATCTTTAGTTATTACTATGATATTCACTGTAGTTGAGTTCGTAGGAGGTATTGTGTCGAATTCACTCGCGTTACTCTCTGACTCATTTCACATGCTAAGTGATGTTCTAGCATTAGGTTTATCAATGGTAGCGATTTATTTCTCGAGCAAGCCACCTACAAAGAACTATACATATGGTTTTTTACGCTTGGAAATTATCGTAGCTTTTCTCAATGGCTTAGCACTTATTGTTATTTCACTAGGAATTATGTATGAGGGTATCATGAGAATTATACACCCTAGACCTGTTGAAAGTGGCATTATGATTCTAATTGCGTTTATTGGTTTAATTGCCAATATCGTATTGACCATCATTTTAATGATTTCTCTAAAAAAAGAGAATAATATTAATATTCAAAGTGCATTATGGCATTTTATTGGTGATTTATTAAATTCTTTAGGTATTATTGTGGCGTTTGTGTTGATTCATTTTACTGGATGGAACATTGTTGACCCAATTATTAGTATTCTCATTTCATTGATTATTTTAAGAGGAGGATACAAAATTATTAAAAATGCTTCAAAAGTTCTGATGGAGCGTGTGCCGGATCGATATGATACAGATGAAATTATGGGAGCAATGAAAGATGTTGAAGGCGTGATAGATATTCATGAATTCCATTTATGGAGTGTTACAACTAATCAAAGTTCTTTAAGTGCACATGTTGTACTAAGTGATGACTACATTAAATCGCCTTATGCTACAATAAATAAAGTTTCGGATTTGTTAAAAACACAATACGGTTTAGAACATGTAACACTTCAAATTGAAAATATAAACCACAATCATTTAGATGAGGAGTATTTCAAACAACTTCAAGAATAG